A region of the Candidatus Krumholzibacteriia bacterium genome:
CCGAGCAACCGAATCTGGCGGACGCGGCGGCGCTGGAAAGCAAGGAAGCGAAGGGCCAGTTCGTCTTCGAGACGGCGAGCCGTCTCGCCGAGCGCACACAAGCGCCACTGCGGAAATGGCTCACAGCAGCTGGCGTCGAGCATCAGAGCTTCTGGATCGTGAACATGCTCTGGGTGCGAGCCGAGTTACGGATCCTCGAAGAGCTGGCGCGCGATGCCACAGTAGCCCGGATTGTGGAGAACACGCCGCTCCAGCGTGAGGCGTCGTGGATCGGCACCGCGACGCTGCCGCAGCGCCCGGGACTTCCTCCCGAAACCAACAATGGGATCGAGTGGAACGTGGCGCAGATCCGCGCTCCCGAGGTATGGGCCCAAGGCGTCACCGGTGAGGGTGCCGTCGTGGGCGGCATGGACACGGGCTACCAGTGGGATCACCCTGCTCTCGCGCGCCAGTATCGCGGCAGCCGGCAGGAGGGGGCGCGCCACGACTACAACTGGCACGATGCCATCCACAGCGGTGACGGTCCGGTCGAATGTCCACCCGACTCGCCCGTTCCCTGCGACGGTGATTTCACCGGCCACGGCACGCACACGATGGGGACGATGGTCGGGGACGACGGCGCCGGCAACCGCATAGGCGCCGCACCAGGAGCGCGCTGGATCGGTTGCCGCTGCTGGGAGCAGACGGAGCGCACGGCGCTGCGCTACGTGAGCGAGTGTTTCCAGTGGTTCGTGGCGCCCACGGATCTCCAGGGGCTGAACCCTGAACCGGCGCTCGCGCCGCACGTGATCAACAATTCCTGGGTCTGCGACCGCGGCGAAGGCTGCGCCGACCCCGGCGTCCTCCGTAGCATCGTGGAGACCGTGCGCGCTGCGGGCATCTTCGTCGCTGCCGGTGCCGGCAACGACGGCCCTGCCTGCGACACCGTCGTCTATCCGCCGGCGATCTACGACCTCGCCTTCTCCGTCGGCGCCACCACGCGGGACGACGGCATCGCCGCCTTCAGCAGCCGCGGCCCGGTCGTCGTCGATGGCAGCGGCCGGCTCAAGCCCGACCTCTGCGCCCCGGGGGCGGACATCCGCTCCAGCATCCCCGGGGGCGGCTATCAAGGCGGCTGGAACGGCACGAGCATGGCCACGCCGCTCGTCTCCGCCGCCGTGGCCTTGATTGTCTCTGCCGTTCCGTCCCTCGCCGGCCAGGTCGATCGGATCGAGGACCTGCTCCTTCGTACAGCAGTACCGCTCACCTCCGAACAGACCTGCGGTGGCGTGCCGGGTTCGATGGTTCCGAATCACACCTTCGGTCACGGACGGCTGGACGTGCTGGCGGCGGTGCAGGCGGCGCGAAGCACTGGCATCGGCAGCGGCGGCGTTCCAAACCAGCCCCACGGGCCAGCGGCGGCGCGGATGACAATCCTGCAACCGAACCGGCCCAATCCCTTCAATCCCAGGACCACCCTCGAGTACAGCATCGGCGAGATCGGTACGGTCACGCTCACGGTGTTCGACATCGCCGGCCGGCGCGTACGCGGACTCGAGGGCCCGCTCCAACGCGATCC
Encoded here:
- a CDS encoding S8 family serine peptidase, whose translation is MRMGCLVAAALLVCGLGAGAETWEHKVETAVLEAASRGPTECLVLLAEQPNLADAAALESKEAKGQFVFETASRLAERTQAPLRKWLTAAGVEHQSFWIVNMLWVRAELRILEELARDATVARIVENTPLQREASWIGTATLPQRPGLPPETNNGIEWNVAQIRAPEVWAQGVTGEGAVVGGMDTGYQWDHPALARQYRGSRQEGARHDYNWHDAIHSGDGPVECPPDSPVPCDGDFTGHGTHTMGTMVGDDGAGNRIGAAPGARWIGCRCWEQTERTALRYVSECFQWFVAPTDLQGLNPEPALAPHVINNSWVCDRGEGCADPGVLRSIVETVRAAGIFVAAGAGNDGPACDTVVYPPAIYDLAFSVGATTRDDGIAAFSSRGPVVVDGSGRLKPDLCAPGADIRSSIPGGGYQGGWNGTSMATPLVSAAVALIVSAVPSLAGQVDRIEDLLLRTAVPLTSEQTCGGVPGSMVPNHTFGHGRLDVLAAVQAARSTGIGSGGVPNQPHGPAAARMTILQPNRPNPFNPRTTLEYSIGEIGTVTLTVFDIAGRRVRGLEGPLQRDPGDYAVSWDGRDDAGRSLPSGLYVVRLRAGLVQASRTVVLLR